In the genome of Pristis pectinata isolate sPriPec2 chromosome 10, sPriPec2.1.pri, whole genome shotgun sequence, one region contains:
- the LOC127575220 gene encoding LOW QUALITY PROTEIN: 24-hydroxycholesterol 7-alpha-hydroxylase (The sequence of the model RefSeq protein was modified relative to this genomic sequence to represent the inferred CDS: deleted 1 base in 1 codon), with product MDDMGCMLLLVHISLTLAATFLLCWVFKQRQPAAPPCVGGWIPWFRASFRFGKAPLEFIEQARAQYGAIFTVVAAGKRLTFVTEEEDFEIFFKSKNVDFQEAVQEAVWRTASISRKSFTRSHTAVHDMIKWRLAPSRLHLFCSNLSKEFHECIMHLGTKGTDDLYDLVWHGMFSAVVNNLFGKGICPTDRSAVKEFGDHFQKFDRGFEFGSQLPEFLLRLERLKSADDDSKTLLQHLLDTLDGNCATNYSLLLLWASQANALPITFWTLAFIISSPFVYKTIMKELCSVFNDQGNKKIGIEETDLQKLPYLKCCILETLRLRAPGVITRKVMQPLKIKNYIIPSGDMLMLSLYWAHRNPKYFPEPEKFLPDRWKEAVMEKHIFLDGFMAFGGGRYQCPGRWFALMEIQMFAALMLYKYEFTLLDPVPKESPLHLVGTQQPLGPCKVEYKSR from the exons ATGGATGACATGGGCTGCATGTTGCTCCTGGTACACATCTCGCTGACTCTGGCGGCGACCTTTCTTCTCTGCTGGGTATTTAAACAGAGGCAACCAGCGGCTCCTCCGTGCGTAGGCGGCTGGATTCCCTGGTTCAGGGCTTCTTTCCGCTTCGGAAAAGCGCCGCTTGAATTTATCGAACAAGCCAGAGCtcag TATGGAGCAATATTTACTGTGGTAGCTGCTGGGAAGCGACTGACCTTTGTTACAGAAGAAGAAGATTTTGAGATATTTTTTAAATCTAAAAACGTTGACTTTCAAGAAGCAGTACAGGAGGCTGTCTGGCGTACTG CTTCTATAAGTAGGAAGAGTTTTACTAGGAGCCACACAGCTGTTCATGACATGATAAAATGGAGACTGGCTCCATCAAGATTGCATCTTTTCTGCAGTAACCTCTCTAAGGAATTCCACGAATGTATCATGCACCTTGGAACTAAAGGCACTGATGACTTGTATGACCTTGTCTG GCATGGTATGTTTTCTGCAGTGGTGAACAACTTGTTTGGAAAAGGCATATGTCCCACTGACAGAAGTGCAGTTAAAGAGTTTGGGGACCACTTCCAGAAGTTTGATAGAGGTTTTGAATTCGGTTCCCAATTACCAGAATTTTTACTAAG GTTGGAAAGGTTGAAGTCGGCAGATGATGACTCAAAG ACTTTGTTGCAGCATCTTCTTGATACTTTGGATGGAAACTGCGCCACTAATTACAGTTTACTGTTGCTCTGGGCTTCCCAAGCCAATGCACTTCCA ATCACATTCTGGACTCTTGCATTTATTATTTCAAGCCCATTTGTTTACAAGACCATTATGAAAGAACTCTGTTCTGTCTTTAATGACCAAG gaaataaaaagattggaatagAAGAGACTGATCTACAGAAGCTCCCATACTTAAAGTGTTGCATCCTAGAGACACTTCGTTTGCGAGCTCCAGGAGTAATAACTAGAAAAGTGATGCAACCTCTGAAAATTAAA AATTACATCATTCCTTCTGGAGACATGCTCATGTTGTCACTTTACTGGGCACACAGGAATCCCAAATATTTTCCTGAACCTGAAAAGTTTCTCCCC GATCGATGGAAAGAAGCAGTCATGGAAAAACACATTTTTTTGGATGGCTTCATGGCttttggtggaggcagatatcagTGTCCAGGAAG atggTTTGCATTGATGGAGATCCAAATGTTTGCTGCTCTCATGCTTTATAAGTATGAG TTTACTCTCTTGGATCCTGTCCCAAAAGAG AGTCCGCTTCATTTagtaggaactcagcagccacTGGGTCCTTGCAAAGTTGAATATAAATCCCGATGA